AGGCGGTGTCCAACCGGCACGGGACCTTCGCGAGCAGCCACCGGGCCGACGCCATCGTGGATGCCGCACGGTTCGCGGCGGCCGACCTGCTCGGTGCCGACCCGCGCGGCGTCTTCTTCAGCCAGTCGATGACGGCCGGCACCTACGTCCTCGCCTCGGCGCTGGCGCGCACCTGGCAGCCGGGCGACGAGGTGGTCGTGAGCCGGCTCGACCACGACGCCAACATCCGCCCGTGGGTGCAGGCCGCCGCCCGCGCGGGGGCCACCGTCGTGTGGGCCGACGTCGACGAGACGACCGAGCTCCAGGAGTACGACGACCTCGTCTCCGAGCGGACCCGGCTCGTCGCGGTCACCGCGGCCTCCAACGCCACCGGCACCCGCCCCGACGTCGCCCGGATCGCCGCGCTCGCCCACGCCGCAGGGGCCCTCGTCGTCGTCGACGGGGTCGCCTCGACACCGCACCTGCCGGTCGACCTCGCGACCAGCGGCGCGGACGTCTGGGCCTGCAGCGCCTACAAGTGGTACGGCCCGCACCTCGGCGTCCACGCGGCCTCGCCGGCGCTGCTCGAGACACTGCACCCCGACAAGCTGCTCGCCAGCACCGAGGAGGTGCCCGACCGCTTCGAGCTCGGGACACCGGCCTTCGCGCAGCTCGCTGCTCTCACCGCGGCCGTCGACTGGATCGCCTCGTGGGGCGCGGGTGCGACGCGACGCGAGCAGGTGCTGTCGGCGATGGCGGGGTTCGCTGCGCACGAGGAGGCTGTCTTCGCCCGCCTCACCGACTCCCTCACCGGCAGGGACGACGTGTCACTGGTCGGCGCGCCGACCCGGCGTACCCCGACTGTGGCCTTCCAGGTGGCGGGGCGCACGCCCCAGCAGGTGGCTGCGGAGCTGGGGGCGAAGGGCGTCGCGGTCTGGGCGGGGCACTACTACGCGATCGAGCTGATGGCGCGGCTCGGGCTCCCCGACGGGGCGGTCCGGGCGGGCGTGGTCTGCTACTCCACCGACGACGACGTCGACCGACTCCTGGAGGCCCTGCCGTGAACCCGACTGTCTCGCGTGAGATGTGGAAGGCGATGGAGCCGTTCCACGCGATGGTCTACTTCACGCCCGAGCCGCAGGAGGAGTACGCCGCGATCGGCCTCGACGGCGCGGCCAACCCGGCGCACGCCTACTTCCCCGCCCGGGCCGCGTGCCTCGGCGCGGTGCCGTGGCAGGTCGTGCAGTCGACGTTCTTCAACTTCTCCGCCGCGGTGTGCCGGCTCGGCATCGAGGACGCGTGGGACATCGCCTCGCCGGAGCAGGTGCTCGCCGCCCGCTACCGCGGCGTCGAGCGGGCCATCACCCGGCTGTGCGGCCCGCTGCTCGACGACGTGACCGAGGCGCTCGAGCTCGCCACCGAGGCCACGGCCGGCTGCGCCGTCGAGGGTCGCCCGCTCTACGCCGGGCACGCCTCGCTCGCCTGGCCCGAGGCGCCGGCGCTGCGGCTGTGGCACGCGGTCGCGCTGCTGCGCGAGTTCCGAGGCGACGGCCACATCGCGGCGCTCGTCGGCCAGGGCCTCACCGGGCTGCAGGCCGCGGTGCTGCACGTGACGACCCGTGAGTCGTGGTCGCGCCGCGCGCTGCAGGCGACCCGCGGCTACTCCGACGAGGAGTGGGACGGCGCGGTCGCCGCCCTGCAGGCCCGCGGCCGGCTCGATGCCGACGGTGCCTTCACCGATGCCGGCCGGGCCGCCCGGCAGGAGGCCGAGGACGCCACCGACCGGCTCGCGCTGCCGCCATGGGAGGTCCTCGGTGAGGAGCGCGCCCTGCGGCTGCGCGACCTGGTGCAGCCGCTGTCGACGGCGATCCTCGACAACGGCGGGATGCCCTTGCTGTCCAAGGCCCGCGACCGCGAGCGCGCCGCCGCGACCTGAGGCGCCCGACCTCACCTCCCCACCTCCCCCGGAGATCACCAGGTGATCTGCACGGGACTCGCCGGGCGGCACGTGCAGATCGCCTGTCGATCATGAGGGAGCGGGCGAGGACGGGGGCGGGGGGCGGTCCTGCTCGCGGGTCAGGTCGTGAGGAGCACCTTGCCGACGTGCTCGGAGGCGCCCACGACGCGGTGCGCCTCGGCGACGTCGGCGAGCGGCAGCACCCGGTCGATGACGGGCCGCACCTCGCCGGCCTCGACCATCGGCCACACGTGGGCCAGCACCTCCGCGACGATGGCGGCCTTCTCGTGCAGCGGCCGGGCCCGCAGCGCGGTGGCGTGGACCGAGGCGCGCTTGCCGAGCAGCGCCGCGAGGTCGAGCTCGCCCTTCACCCCGCCCTGCAACCCGATGACGACCAGCCGCCCGCCGGTGGTGAGCGCCTCGATGTTGCGACCGAGGTACGCCGCACCCATGTTGTCGAGGACCACGTCGGCCCCGCCGAGTCCGCGGACGACCTCGACGAAGTCCTCGTCGCGGTAGAGCACCGCGCGGTCCGCTCCCAGCGCGAGCGCGCGCTCGGCCTTCGCCGGCGACCCGACGGTGCACACCACCGTCGCGCCGGCCCGCGAGGCGACCTGGATCGCGTGGGTGCCGATGCCGGAGGTGCCACCGTGGACGAGGAACGTCTCGCCCGGCTGCAGACCGGCCAGCGCGAAGACGTTGGACCAGACCGTGCAGGCGACCTCGGGCAGTGCCGCGGCGTCGACCACTGACAGGCCGGTCGGCACGGGGAGCAGCTGACCGGCGGGGACGGCGACCTTCTCGGCGTAGCCCCCTCCTGAGAGCAGGGCGCACACCTCGTCGCCGACCTGCCACCCGACGACGCCCTCGCCGAGGGCGCTGATGCGGCCGCTGCACTCGAGCCCGGGAACGGCGGTCGCGCCGGGCGGCGGGCGGTAGAGGCCCTGGCGCTGCAGGAGATCTGCGCGGTTGACGGCGGTCGCGACGACGTCGACGACAACCTCGTCGTGTCCCGCGACCGGGTCGTCGACGTCGACGAGGACGAGGGCCTCGGGGCCGCCGAAGGACGGCAGCGTCACGGCCCTCACGCGGGCGTGGTGGAGCGGGCCGTCGCGGTGACGTCCATCGAGAACGAGAAGCCCTGGACCGTGCCGTTGCCCTTCGTCCGCTCCTTGACGGGCAGGTGCAGCGACTCGGCGTAGTGGGTGGTGATCTCGCCGGTGTAGCTGATGTCGCCCGACAGCCGCAGCGTCGTCTGGATGACCTGCGTCGCGACCTGCTTTCCACCGATGGTGAGGGTCTCGCTGCGCACGACCTTGGAGTTCTGCGTCGCGCGGGTCTTGCCGTCGGTGCTCGTCGCGACCCACGACCAGGTCGTGCCGACCGTCGCCGGCGTGGGCACGAGCACCTCGGCAGGGTCGAACTCGAAGGCCTTGTCGAAGCCTGCGTTGGTGATCTGCAGCCGCGCGACGTAGGTGCCGTTCTCCCGGACCAGCACGTCCTGCTCGGTACGGCTGTCCTCGCCTTCGAGCACCGAGTGCTGCGTGCCGTCGACGACCGGGTCGACGGTGAGCGTCGAGGTGCCGTCGACGGGCTGCGGTGCCCCGCCGAGGCTGAAGGTCCCGCTGCTGTCGTAGAGGTAGTCGCCCGGTGCGGTCGCCTGCCGCTCGGCCGTCTTGCCGGCGCTGGAAGGGGCCACGGCGGCCGTCGTACGACGGGGCGCTGCGCCGGTCGCTCCGCTGGTGGGCGCATTGGTCCCTGCTGCGGCCGGCCCGCCACCTGTCGTCGGCGCCTGGCTGGTGCCGGGTCCGGCGGACGTGGTCGAGGCGTCCGGCGTGGCCGCGCTGCTCGCGGTGGTGGTCGCGCTCGACGGGCTGGCCCCTCCGGCGGTGGTCGCGGGGTCACCCCCGCAGGCGGTCAGGGCGACGAGGGCGACGGCGGCAGCAGTGGCGGCAGTGACGAGACGGGGCAGGCGCATGGGCTCCAGTCTGCGGCACAGGAGGGGGTCGTGGGCTGTCGGGAGGGCGACAGTGCGAAACCCCGTGAGGGTGTTGGGTGCGTGGGTGTGGTTGACGACGTGGCGGGACCTCCAGTGGCGCGTGCGCCGTTTCGTGATCGCCGGCACCGGGGCTGCCCTGGTCTTCGCGATGACGCTCGTGATGGCCGGGCTGTCGAGCAGCTTCACCGCCGAGGCGCAGCGCACGGTCGACCTCGTGGGCGCCGACGCCTGGGTCACGCCGACCGGCGTCGACGGCGTCTTCACGACTCCGTCGGTCGTCGCGGCCGACCGGGCAGAGGAGGTCGCGCGGATGCCCGGCGTCGAGCGGGCCGACCCGATCGTGGTCCTGCACCACACGGTGCGTCGTGACCGCATCGTCGACGTCAACCTCGTCGGCTACGCCGACGGTGGGCTCGGTCAGCCGGACGGCGTGACCGGACGGCTCCCGCAGGCCGTCGGCGAGGTCGTGGCGGACACCTCCCTCGGGGCGCGGGTCGGTGAGCGGATCGACCTTGCAGGAAGGCGGTTCGAGGTCGTCGGCACCACCGAGGGCCGAACCATCAACGCCGGGCAGCCGCTGCTCTTCCTGCGGATCGGGGACGTCCAGGACGCGGTCGTCGGCGGCGCCGACGTCGCGTCGGCGATCGTCACCCGCGGGGTGCCGGAGTTGCTGCCCGAGGGGCTCTCGTCGCGCACCCGTGACGAGACCCGG
The Mycobacteriales bacterium genome window above contains:
- a CDS encoding cysteine desulfurase-like protein — encoded protein: MTLDVGAVRDCFPALAEGLAHFDGPGGTQVPRSVADAAHRAFTEAVSNRHGTFASSHRADAIVDAARFAAADLLGADPRGVFFSQSMTAGTYVLASALARTWQPGDEVVVSRLDHDANIRPWVQAAARAGATVVWADVDETTELQEYDDLVSERTRLVAVTAASNATGTRPDVARIAALAHAAGALVVVDGVASTPHLPVDLATSGADVWACSAYKWYGPHLGVHAASPALLETLHPDKLLASTEEVPDRFELGTPAFAQLAALTAAVDWIASWGAGATRREQVLSAMAGFAAHEEAVFARLTDSLTGRDDVSLVGAPTRRTPTVAFQVAGRTPQQVAAELGAKGVAVWAGHYYAIELMARLGLPDGAVRAGVVCYSTDDDVDRLLEALP
- a CDS encoding NAD(P)H-quinone oxidoreductase, with translation MRAVTLPSFGGPEALVLVDVDDPVAGHDEVVVDVVATAVNRADLLQRQGLYRPPPGATAVPGLECSGRISALGEGVVGWQVGDEVCALLSGGGYAEKVAVPAGQLLPVPTGLSVVDAAALPEVACTVWSNVFALAGLQPGETFLVHGGTSGIGTHAIQVASRAGATVVCTVGSPAKAERALALGADRAVLYRDEDFVEVVRGLGGADVVLDNMGAAYLGRNIEALTTGGRLVVIGLQGGVKGELDLAALLGKRASVHATALRARPLHEKAAIVAEVLAHVWPMVEAGEVRPVIDRVLPLADVAEAHRVVGASEHVGKVLLTT
- a CDS encoding ABC transporter permease, whose protein sequence is MRRFVIAGTGAALVFAMTLVMAGLSSSFTAEAQRTVDLVGADAWVTPTGVDGVFTTPSVVAADRAEEVARMPGVERADPIVVLHHTVRRDRIVDVNLVGYADGGLGQPDGVTGRLPQAVGEVVADTSLGARVGERIDLAGRRFEVVGTTEGRTINAGQPLLFLRIGDVQDAVVGGADVASAIVTRGVPELLPEGLSSRTRDETRLGLLRPLEGAVASIRLAQLLLSLVAALVIGSVVYLSALERARDFAVYKATGWSTRSLASGLAVQAVVLSVGASLVGILVALALVPVFPIAFTIPTAYVLALPVVGVLTGLVACISGLRRAVGVDPALAFGAAV